In Antennarius striatus isolate MH-2024 chromosome 10, ASM4005453v1, whole genome shotgun sequence, one DNA window encodes the following:
- the xiap gene encoding E3 ubiquitin-protein ligase XIAP isoform X1, translating to MCDHEQDSDLQCDDPHFSMMNSRLESFRGSSLAQQVSAERLARAGFYFTGHADQVRCFCCKKTVENWCRGDAPVERHKEVSPSCKFLSCIHRTGFNPISETMETNGSTYNEEAEDMEYRLRTGQVVDESTYPMVPHMRNEEARLRTFSSWPSNASVRPQDLAQAGLFYLGKSDRVQCFCCGGMLGGWEEGDTAWGEHTKHFPYCFFILGHDVGNIPFHGTSEHHSSGGNARAHVLMGSFEERLHSFQNVQHPIDKERLARAGFYSTGTGDKTLCFCCGGGLKGWQPDEDPWEEHAKHYPGCRFLLAEKGQEFINRIQLRGPQQDMATSSQENGFSSDRNEVSQSAMTQRAIEMGLHPSVVERTTLDKISRTGSGYSSLEALVEDCLNNTPQSDVTKTPEQADEDPLEKLRKLQMEKQCKICMDRDICIVFIPCGHLVSCNECSVSLSKCPICCRAITQKIKTYIT from the exons ATGTGTGATCACGAACAAGACAGCGATTTGCAGTGTGATGATCCACATTTTTCCATGATGAACAGTCGACTGGAATCTTTCCGTGGCTCCAGCCTGGCCCAGCAGGTGTCTGCAGAAAGATTGGCTCGGGCAGGTTTCTACTTCACAGGCCACGCTGATCAAGTTCgctgtttctgctgcaagaaGACTGTGGAGAACTGGTGTAGGGGAGACGCACCAGTTGAGAGACACAAGGAG GTTTCCCCATCATGCAAATTTCTTAGCTGTATCCACCGCACAGGTTTTAATCCGATTTCTGAAACCATGGAGACTAATGGTTCCACCTACAATGAAGAGGCAGAGGACATGGAATATCGCTTGAGAACAGGACAGGTGGTTGATGAGTCCACCTATCCCATGGTGCCGCACATGAGGAATGAGGAGGCCCGGCTTCGGACCTTCTCTTCTTGGCCCAGCAATGCCTCTGTGAGACCACAAGATCTGGCCCAAGCTGGTCTGTTTTACTTAGGGAAGAGTGACCGAGtgcagtgtttctgctgtggtGGCATGCTGGGTGGGTGGGAAGAAGGAGACACTGCCTGGGGAGAACATACCAAACATTTTCCTTACTGCTTCTTCATTCTTGGACACGATGTTGGCAACATCCCATTCCACGGGACTTCAGAGCATCACAGCAGTGGAGGAAACGCCAGGGCTCATGTTCTCATGGGGAGTTTTGAGGAGAGGCTTCACAGCTTCCAAAATGTCCAGCACCCTATAGATAAAGAGAGGCTTGCAAGAGCTGGCTTCTACAGCACAG GGACAGGAGACAAGacattgtgtttctgctgtggtGGAGGTTTGAAAGGATGGCAGCCTGATGAAGACCCGTGGGAGGAACATGCTAAACACTACCCTGG ATGCAGATTCTTGCTGGCAGAAAAAGGACAAGAATTTATTAACAGGATCCAGCTTCGAGGCCCACAACAAGATATGGCT aCTTCAAGTCAGGAGAATGGATTTTCAAGTGATAGGAAtg AGGTGAGTCAGTCGGCCATGACTCAGAGGGCCATTGAGATGGGTCTGCACCCCAGTGTAGTAGAAAGGACTACCTTGGACAAAATCAGCAGGACGGGCTCAGGCTACTCAAGTCTGGAAGCTCTTGTGGAGGATTGTCTGAACAACACACCCCAGAGTGATGTGACCAAGACACCAGAGCAAG CAGATGAAGACCCACTGGAAAAACTACGAAAGctgcagatggagaagcagtgCAAAATTTGTATGGACAGAGATATCTGTATTGTTTTCATTCCATGCGGTCATCTTGTTTCCTGTAACGAGTGTTCAGTCTCTCTCAGTAAGTGTCCAATATGCTGCAGAGCCATAACGCAGAAGATCAAGACCTATATCACTTGA
- the xiap gene encoding E3 ubiquitin-protein ligase XIAP isoform X2 gives MCDHEQDSDLQCDDPHFSMMNSRLESFRGSSLAQQVSAERLARAGFYFTGHADQVRCFCCKKTVENWCRGDAPVERHKEVSPSCKFLSCIHRTGFNPISETMETNGSTYNEEAEDMEYRLRTGQVVDESTYPMVPHMRNEEARLRTFSSWPSNASVRPQDLAQAGLFYLGKSDRVQCFCCGGMLGGWEEGDTAWGEHTKHFPYCFFILGHDVGNIPFHGTSEHHSSGGNARAHVLMGSFEERLHSFQNVQHPIDKERLARAGFYSTGTGDKTLCFCCGGGLKGWQPDEDPWEEHAKHYPGCRFLLAEKGQEFINRIQLRGPQQDMATSSQENGFSSDRNEVSQSAMTQRAIEMGLHPSVVERTTLDKISRTGSGYSSLEALVEDCLNNTPQSDVTKTPEQDEDPLEKLRKLQMEKQCKICMDRDICIVFIPCGHLVSCNECSVSLSKCPICCRAITQKIKTYIT, from the exons ATGTGTGATCACGAACAAGACAGCGATTTGCAGTGTGATGATCCACATTTTTCCATGATGAACAGTCGACTGGAATCTTTCCGTGGCTCCAGCCTGGCCCAGCAGGTGTCTGCAGAAAGATTGGCTCGGGCAGGTTTCTACTTCACAGGCCACGCTGATCAAGTTCgctgtttctgctgcaagaaGACTGTGGAGAACTGGTGTAGGGGAGACGCACCAGTTGAGAGACACAAGGAG GTTTCCCCATCATGCAAATTTCTTAGCTGTATCCACCGCACAGGTTTTAATCCGATTTCTGAAACCATGGAGACTAATGGTTCCACCTACAATGAAGAGGCAGAGGACATGGAATATCGCTTGAGAACAGGACAGGTGGTTGATGAGTCCACCTATCCCATGGTGCCGCACATGAGGAATGAGGAGGCCCGGCTTCGGACCTTCTCTTCTTGGCCCAGCAATGCCTCTGTGAGACCACAAGATCTGGCCCAAGCTGGTCTGTTTTACTTAGGGAAGAGTGACCGAGtgcagtgtttctgctgtggtGGCATGCTGGGTGGGTGGGAAGAAGGAGACACTGCCTGGGGAGAACATACCAAACATTTTCCTTACTGCTTCTTCATTCTTGGACACGATGTTGGCAACATCCCATTCCACGGGACTTCAGAGCATCACAGCAGTGGAGGAAACGCCAGGGCTCATGTTCTCATGGGGAGTTTTGAGGAGAGGCTTCACAGCTTCCAAAATGTCCAGCACCCTATAGATAAAGAGAGGCTTGCAAGAGCTGGCTTCTACAGCACAG GGACAGGAGACAAGacattgtgtttctgctgtggtGGAGGTTTGAAAGGATGGCAGCCTGATGAAGACCCGTGGGAGGAACATGCTAAACACTACCCTGG ATGCAGATTCTTGCTGGCAGAAAAAGGACAAGAATTTATTAACAGGATCCAGCTTCGAGGCCCACAACAAGATATGGCT aCTTCAAGTCAGGAGAATGGATTTTCAAGTGATAGGAAtg AGGTGAGTCAGTCGGCCATGACTCAGAGGGCCATTGAGATGGGTCTGCACCCCAGTGTAGTAGAAAGGACTACCTTGGACAAAATCAGCAGGACGGGCTCAGGCTACTCAAGTCTGGAAGCTCTTGTGGAGGATTGTCTGAACAACACACCCCAGAGTGATGTGACCAAGACACCAGAGCAAG ATGAAGACCCACTGGAAAAACTACGAAAGctgcagatggagaagcagtgCAAAATTTGTATGGACAGAGATATCTGTATTGTTTTCATTCCATGCGGTCATCTTGTTTCCTGTAACGAGTGTTCAGTCTCTCTCAGTAAGTGTCCAATATGCTGCAGAGCCATAACGCAGAAGATCAAGACCTATATCACTTGA